A region from the Saccharomonospora azurea NA-128 genome encodes:
- the nuoH gene encoding NADH-quinone oxidoreductase subunit NuoH has translation MVPFLAQAEEPMTRAELLADDPLWLILLKAVVILLIGPILTVFLIVIERKVIGRMQNRPGPNRVGPGGWLQSLADALKLPFKEQIIPDTADRKIYFLAPVITVVPALVGLAAIPFGPEVTIFGERTVLQLIELPVSVLLVLAGASVGVYGIVLAGWSSGSPYPLLGGLRSAAQVISYEIAMGLSIVGVALYAQSLSTGEIVDAQASGWYFYLLLPSFVIYLISMVGETNRAPFDLPEAESELVGGFHTEYSSMKFAMFFLAEYTNMVIVSAFATTLFLGGWMFPFVGLDSPLNQGWWPVLWFFGKMAVLLFGFVWLRGTLPRFRYDQFMKLGWKVLIPVGLVWIMVISAIRALRTDGNVSTTQILVVGGIIIAVLVLLTLLLPEKQAPESDAVPVTGSDYPLPPLDLAVPTTTPRQKALKAKQRSARKSVENGQSEAEKADEAERAEPASVTSGKENSDGDV, from the coding sequence ATGGTTCCCTTCCTCGCGCAGGCCGAAGAGCCGATGACGAGGGCGGAACTGCTGGCGGACGACCCGCTGTGGTTGATCCTGCTGAAGGCCGTCGTCATCCTCCTGATCGGTCCGATCCTGACGGTGTTCCTCATCGTCATCGAGCGCAAGGTCATCGGCCGGATGCAGAACCGGCCCGGCCCCAACCGGGTCGGACCGGGCGGTTGGCTGCAGTCGCTCGCCGACGCGCTCAAGCTGCCGTTCAAGGAACAGATCATTCCGGACACGGCAGACCGCAAGATCTACTTCCTCGCGCCCGTCATCACCGTGGTGCCCGCCCTGGTCGGGCTCGCGGCGATCCCGTTCGGGCCCGAGGTCACGATCTTCGGCGAACGCACCGTGCTGCAGCTGATCGAACTGCCCGTCAGCGTGCTGCTGGTCCTGGCCGGCGCGTCGGTCGGGGTGTACGGCATCGTGCTCGCCGGGTGGTCGTCCGGCTCGCCGTATCCGCTGCTCGGTGGGCTCCGCTCGGCCGCGCAGGTGATCTCCTACGAGATCGCGATGGGACTGTCGATCGTGGGCGTGGCGCTGTACGCCCAGTCGCTGTCCACCGGTGAGATCGTGGACGCGCAGGCGAGCGGCTGGTACTTCTACCTGCTCCTGCCGAGCTTCGTCATCTACCTGATCTCGATGGTCGGCGAGACGAACCGGGCGCCGTTCGACCTGCCCGAGGCGGAGTCGGAGCTGGTCGGTGGTTTCCACACCGAGTACAGCTCGATGAAGTTCGCGATGTTCTTCCTCGCCGAGTACACCAACATGGTCATCGTCTCGGCGTTCGCCACCACGCTCTTCCTCGGCGGCTGGATGTTCCCGTTCGTGGGCCTCGACTCGCCGCTCAACCAGGGCTGGTGGCCGGTCCTGTGGTTCTTCGGCAAGATGGCCGTCCTGCTGTTCGGCTTCGTCTGGCTGCGGGGCACGCTGCCGCGGTTCCGCTACGACCAGTTCATGAAGCTCGGCTGGAAGGTCCTCATCCCGGTCGGCCTGGTCTGGATCATGGTCATCTCCGCGATCAGGGCGCTGCGCACCGACGGCAACGTGTCCACCACGCAGATCCTCGTCGTGGGCGGGATCATCATCGCCGTCCTGGTGCTGCTCACCCTGTTGCTGCCGGAGAAGCAGGCCCCCGAGTCGGACGCCGTACCCGTCACCGGCAGCGACTACCCGTTGCCGCCGCTCGACCTCGCGGTGCCCACGACGACCCCGCGTCAGAAGGCGTTGAAGGCGAAACAGCGCTCGGCCCGCAAGTCCGTCGAGAACGGACAGTCGGAGGCCGAGAAGGCCGACGAAGCCGAGCGGGCGGAGCCGGCGTCGGTCACCTCAGGTAAGGAGAACAGCGATGGGGATGTTTGA
- the nuoI gene encoding NADH-quinone oxidoreductase subunit NuoI, with amino-acid sequence MGMFDPIKGFGVTFATMFKKVATEEYPEIGAPAAPRYHGRHQLNRHPDGLEKCVGCELCAWACPADAIFVEGGDNTDEERYSPGERYGKDYQINYLRCIGCGLCVEACPTRSLTMINFYELADDDRQKLIYTKEDLLAPLLPGMEQPPHPMRLGDDEQDYYVRGPELARQRGVPSGEVVETSGEKAAQ; translated from the coding sequence ATGGGGATGTTTGATCCCATCAAGGGCTTCGGTGTCACCTTCGCGACGATGTTCAAGAAGGTGGCCACGGAGGAGTACCCGGAGATCGGGGCCCCGGCCGCGCCGCGCTACCACGGCCGCCACCAGCTCAACCGGCATCCGGACGGGCTGGAGAAGTGCGTCGGCTGCGAGCTGTGCGCCTGGGCGTGCCCCGCCGACGCGATCTTCGTCGAGGGCGGCGACAACACCGACGAGGAGCGGTACTCGCCGGGGGAGCGGTACGGCAAGGACTACCAGATCAACTACCTGCGGTGCATCGGCTGCGGCCTGTGCGTCGAGGCGTGCCCCACCCGCTCCCTCACGATGATCAACTTCTACGAGCTGGCGGACGACGACCGGCAGAAGCTGATCTACACGAAGGAAGACCTGCTCGCGCCGTTGCTCCCGGGCATGGAGCAGCCGCCGCACCCGATGCGCCTCGGTGACGACGAGCAGGACTACTACGTGAGGGGACCCGAGCTCGCCCGGCAGCGCGGCGTGCCTTCCGGCGAGGTGGTCGAGACGTCCGGAGAGAAGGCAGCACAATGA
- a CDS encoding NADH-quinone oxidoreductase subunit J has product MTTGMTLTALTAPLTNTVLAQADAGVSTGEAVAFWILGPLALAGALGMVFARNAVHSALWLVLTMLSLGMLYLTQGAQFLGFTQIIVYTGAIMMLFLFVLMLVGRESSDSVVEVLRGQRLTAGLVGIGVAVLLAAALTRAIANVTPAQPLDPWSEEGGGAGGLGRLIFTDYLFPFELTAALLITAAMAGMVLSFTTRHMKGGKRSQRELVVARFRGEYERPSPKPGPGVFATSNSVATPALLPDGSVAPESLSELIESTPTAKLQEHRKQLAAESEEPGAKALVGSDTREGAGSDEGEDK; this is encoded by the coding sequence ATGACCACCGGGATGACGCTGACGGCGTTGACCGCGCCGCTGACGAACACCGTGCTCGCGCAGGCCGACGCCGGTGTGTCCACGGGTGAGGCGGTCGCGTTCTGGATCCTCGGGCCGCTGGCGTTGGCCGGGGCGCTCGGCATGGTGTTCGCCCGCAACGCCGTGCACTCGGCGCTGTGGCTGGTGCTGACGATGCTCTCCCTCGGGATGCTGTACCTCACCCAGGGGGCGCAGTTCCTCGGCTTCACCCAGATCATCGTCTACACCGGCGCGATCATGATGCTGTTCCTGTTCGTGCTCATGCTGGTGGGGCGCGAGTCGTCCGACTCGGTGGTCGAGGTGCTGCGAGGACAACGCCTGACGGCCGGTCTCGTCGGGATCGGCGTCGCCGTGTTGCTGGCCGCCGCGCTGACCCGCGCCATCGCGAACGTCACGCCCGCACAGCCGCTCGACCCGTGGAGCGAGGAGGGTGGTGGCGCCGGCGGCCTCGGCCGTCTGATCTTCACCGACTACCTGTTCCCGTTCGAGTTGACGGCGGCGTTGCTGATCACCGCTGCGATGGCGGGCATGGTGCTGTCGTTCACCACCCGCCACATGAAGGGCGGCAAGCGCAGCCAGCGCGAACTGGTGGTCGCCCGGTTCCGTGGCGAGTACGAGCGCCCGTCGCCGAAGCCCGGCCCCGGCGTGTTCGCCACGTCGAACTCGGTGGCCACACCCGCGCTGCTGCCCGACGGGTCGGTCGCGCCCGAATCGCTGTCGGAGCTCATCGAGTCGACTCCCACGGCCAAGCTGCAGGAGCACCGCAAGCAGCTGGCCGCGGAGTCGGAGGAACCGGGCGCGAAGGCGCTCGTCGGCTCCGACACGCGTGAGGGCGCAGGCTCCGACGAGGGGGAGGACAAGTGA
- the nuoK gene encoding NADH-quinone oxidoreductase subunit NuoK — protein MNPTYYLLLSALLFTIGAVGVLVRRNAVVVFMCIELMLNAVNLSLVTFSRINGSIDGQVMAFFVMVVAAAEVVVGLAIIMSIFRTRRSASVDDSNLLKY, from the coding sequence GTGAACCCCACGTACTACCTGCTGCTGTCGGCACTGCTGTTCACGATCGGCGCCGTCGGCGTCCTCGTGCGCCGCAACGCCGTCGTGGTGTTCATGTGCATCGAGTTGATGTTGAACGCCGTGAACCTGTCGCTGGTGACGTTCTCGCGCATCAACGGCTCGATCGACGGTCAGGTGATGGCGTTCTTCGTGATGGTCGTGGCCGCGGCCGAGGTCGTGGTCGGGCTGGCGATCATCATGTCGATCTTCCGGACCCGGCGTTCGGCTTCGGTCGACGACTCCAACCTGCTGAAGTACTAG
- the nuoL gene encoding NADH-quinone oxidoreductase subunit L, protein MIASSWLLVAFPALGALVLLVGGHRTNAWGHLLGCATVIASFVYGLALFFSESLSEAADTTVYSWIPVESLQVDFGLRIDPLSVTFVLLITGVGALIHVYSIGYMSDDANRRRFFGYLNLFVAAMLVLVLGNSFVMLYLGWEGVGLASYLLIGWYQDRPAAATAAKKAFLMNRVGDVGLALAIFLMFKYIGSTNYAEVFAGIGDLSPAVITAIALLLLLGACGKSGQFPLQAWLPDAMEGPTPVSALIHAATMVTAGVYLIARSSPIYNLTEDGRLVVTIVGAFTLLLGAIIGCAYDDIKKVLAYSTVSQIGYMMLAVGLGPVGYALGIAHLLTHGFFKAGLFLGAGSVMHAMNDEVDMRKFGGLAKKMPITAATFGLGYLAIIGFPFLSGFWTKDAIIEAAFGQEGWRGWVFGGAALLAAGITGFYMTRLVLLTFFGKERWRETTSADGRAFQPHESPPLMTAPMIVLSVGSVAAGFLLMSGDTLAEFLVPSVGPLIEAEGGVLPHALVPWLTVGLSAVGVLVAWLLFGRRPTPVERPENVAWPVRAARKDLYGNALNEALVATPGLWLTRFAVFLDNRGVDGAVNGLAAVFGGGSSRLRRMQTGFVRSYALSMLGGSFLLVAALLLVRFS, encoded by the coding sequence TTGATCGCATCATCGTGGCTGCTGGTCGCGTTTCCCGCGCTCGGCGCCCTCGTCCTGTTGGTCGGTGGTCACCGCACCAACGCGTGGGGGCACCTGCTGGGCTGCGCGACGGTCATCGCGTCGTTCGTCTACGGCTTGGCGCTGTTCTTCAGCGAGTCGCTGTCCGAGGCCGCCGACACGACGGTCTATTCGTGGATCCCCGTCGAGTCGTTGCAGGTCGACTTCGGACTGCGCATCGACCCGCTGTCGGTGACGTTCGTCCTGCTGATCACGGGTGTGGGTGCGCTCATCCACGTCTACTCGATCGGCTACATGTCGGACGACGCGAACCGGCGCCGGTTCTTCGGTTATCTCAACCTCTTCGTCGCCGCGATGCTGGTGCTGGTGCTCGGCAACAGCTTCGTGATGCTGTACCTGGGTTGGGAGGGCGTCGGCCTCGCCTCGTACCTGCTCATCGGGTGGTACCAGGACCGGCCCGCGGCGGCCACCGCCGCGAAGAAGGCGTTCCTCATGAACCGGGTCGGCGACGTGGGACTCGCGCTGGCCATCTTCCTGATGTTCAAGTACATCGGCAGCACGAACTACGCCGAGGTGTTCGCCGGGATCGGCGACCTGTCGCCCGCCGTGATCACCGCGATCGCGTTGCTCCTCCTGCTGGGTGCGTGCGGTAAGTCGGGTCAGTTCCCGCTGCAGGCGTGGTTGCCGGACGCGATGGAGGGCCCGACCCCGGTGTCGGCTCTGATCCACGCGGCCACGATGGTCACCGCCGGCGTGTACCTCATCGCGCGGTCGTCGCCGATCTACAACCTCACCGAGGACGGGCGCCTGGTCGTCACGATCGTCGGTGCGTTCACGCTGCTGCTCGGGGCGATCATCGGCTGCGCCTACGACGACATCAAGAAGGTGCTGGCCTACTCCACGGTGAGTCAGATCGGGTACATGATGCTGGCCGTCGGGCTCGGCCCGGTCGGCTACGCACTGGGTATCGCGCACCTGCTGACGCACGGCTTCTTCAAGGCGGGTCTGTTCCTCGGCGCCGGGTCGGTCATGCACGCCATGAACGACGAGGTCGACATGCGGAAGTTCGGTGGCCTGGCGAAGAAGATGCCCATCACGGCCGCCACGTTCGGCCTCGGCTACCTCGCGATCATCGGGTTCCCGTTCCTGTCCGGGTTTTGGACGAAGGACGCGATCATCGAGGCCGCGTTCGGCCAGGAGGGTTGGCGCGGCTGGGTGTTCGGCGGCGCGGCTCTGCTGGCCGCGGGCATCACCGGCTTCTACATGACGAGGCTCGTGCTGCTGACGTTCTTCGGAAAGGAACGCTGGCGCGAGACGACGTCCGCCGACGGTCGCGCGTTCCAGCCACACGAGTCTCCACCGTTGATGACGGCGCCGATGATCGTGCTGTCGGTCGGGTCGGTCGCCGCGGGTTTCCTGCTGATGTCGGGCGACACGCTCGCCGAGTTCCTCGTGCCCTCGGTGGGCCCGCTGATCGAGGCCGAGGGCGGTGTCCTGCCGCACGCGCTGGTGCCCTGGCTGACCGTGGGCCTGTCCGCGGTCGGTGTGCTGGTGGCGTGGTTGCTGTTCGGTCGGCGGCCCACGCCGGTCGAGCGGCCGGAGAACGTGGCCTGGCCCGTCCGGGCCGCCCGTAAGGACCTGTACGGCAACGCCTTGAACGAGGCGCTCGTCGCGACGCCGGGCCTGTGGCTGACCCGGTTCGCGGTGTTCCTCGACAACCGCGGGGTCGACGGCGCGGTGAACGGGCTCGCCGCGGTGTTCGGTGGCGGCTCCAGCCGCCTGCGCAGGATGCAGACCGGGTTCGTGCGGTCGTACGCGTTGTCGATGCTCGGCGGGTCGTTCCTGCTCGTCGCCGCACTGCTGTTGGTGAGGTTCTCATGA
- a CDS encoding complex I subunit 4 family protein, which translates to MSWLVALILLPLVGALVVAGLRNNDRAATLTALGVSVAELLLVVPTWLAYDPGGDRIQLATSVDWIPALGVHLSFGVDGIALVMIAVIALLVPVVIGALNSTDRLPEGRSAGGFLSLILLQQALTIAVFAATDVFLFYVLFEIMLVPMYFLIGFYGGPKRQYAAVKFFLYSFLGGLIMLASAIGAYSLAVDELGEGTFDWATLVSVVSDAPLQTQIWLFLGFFLAFAIKAPLVPFHTWLPDAAGQAPIAVTVLLVGVLDKVGTFGFLRYSLPMFPDASVELAPMVLVLAVLGVIYGSILAAGQQDMKRFVAYVSIAHFGFIALGIFAFTPQATVGSATYMLNHSLATGMLILVIGIVAARGGSTRISDYGGMFKLTPILGGMLLLAGMSTLSLPGTNSFISEFLVLLGAFDSRPVYAIIATVGLVLAAAYVLWLYQRIMTGPVRGAALVDVSDGPLPPDGGSTVGSGDGGTATAVAPEKTETTTRKAIRDLSGKEIAVLAPLVVLIVGLGFFPQPVLDTVTPSVEATLQAVQER; encoded by the coding sequence ATGAGTTGGCTCGTTGCCCTGATCCTGCTGCCGCTGGTCGGCGCCCTCGTGGTGGCCGGCCTGCGGAACAACGACCGGGCGGCAACACTGACCGCGCTGGGCGTGTCCGTCGCGGAGCTGCTGCTGGTCGTGCCCACCTGGCTCGCCTACGACCCGGGTGGCGACCGCATCCAGCTGGCCACGTCGGTCGACTGGATCCCCGCCCTCGGCGTGCACCTGTCGTTCGGTGTGGACGGCATCGCGCTCGTCATGATCGCGGTCATCGCGTTGCTGGTGCCGGTGGTGATCGGTGCGCTGAACTCCACCGACCGGCTGCCCGAGGGACGCAGCGCGGGCGGGTTCCTCTCGCTGATCCTGCTGCAGCAGGCGCTGACCATCGCCGTGTTCGCGGCGACCGACGTGTTCCTGTTCTACGTCCTCTTCGAGATCATGCTCGTGCCGATGTACTTCCTCATCGGCTTCTACGGTGGACCGAAGAGGCAGTACGCGGCCGTCAAGTTCTTCCTCTACTCGTTCCTCGGCGGGCTCATCATGCTCGCCTCGGCCATCGGCGCGTACTCGCTGGCGGTCGACGAGCTCGGTGAGGGCACGTTCGACTGGGCCACGCTCGTGTCGGTGGTGAGCGACGCGCCGCTTCAGACCCAGATCTGGCTCTTCCTCGGGTTCTTCCTCGCCTTCGCCATCAAGGCTCCGCTGGTGCCGTTCCACACGTGGCTTCCGGACGCCGCGGGCCAGGCGCCCATCGCGGTGACGGTGCTGCTGGTGGGTGTGCTCGACAAGGTCGGCACGTTCGGTTTCCTGCGTTACAGCCTGCCGATGTTCCCGGACGCGAGCGTGGAACTCGCCCCGATGGTGCTCGTGCTCGCCGTGCTCGGCGTGATCTACGGATCGATCCTCGCCGCGGGACAGCAGGACATGAAGCGCTTCGTGGCGTACGTGTCGATCGCCCACTTCGGATTCATCGCGCTCGGCATCTTCGCGTTCACGCCGCAGGCCACGGTGGGGTCGGCGACGTACATGCTGAACCACAGCCTCGCGACGGGCATGCTGATCCTCGTCATCGGGATCGTCGCCGCACGCGGCGGTTCGACCCGGATCTCCGACTACGGCGGCATGTTCAAGCTGACGCCGATCCTCGGCGGCATGCTCCTGCTGGCGGGGATGTCGACCCTGTCACTGCCCGGCACGAACTCGTTCATCAGCGAGTTCCTCGTGTTGCTGGGTGCGTTCGACTCGCGCCCGGTGTACGCGATCATCGCCACGGTGGGCCTGGTGCTCGCCGCCGCGTACGTGCTCTGGCTGTACCAGCGGATCATGACGGGGCCGGTGCGGGGCGCCGCCCTCGTCGACGTGTCGGACGGCCCACTGCCACCGGACGGTGGCAGCACCGTCGGGAGCGGGGACGGCGGTACGGCGACGGCCGTCGCCCCGGAGAAGACCGAGACCACGACCCGCAAGGCGATCCGTGACCTGTCCGGCAAGGAAATCGCGGTGCTCGCACCGCTCGTCGTGTTGATCGTCGGCCTCGGGTTCTTCCCGCAGCCGGTGCTCGACACGGTGACACCGTCGGTGGAAGCGACACTGCAAGCGGTGCAGGAAAGGTAA